The following are encoded in a window of Naumovozyma castellii chromosome 10, complete genome genomic DNA:
- the SPO77 gene encoding Spo77p (ancestral locus Anc_4.171) — MVVKFDLDRFQQQDNESYNKNDPKNGKNDTDQVILSTDDESVFEFSFIAKENERSPKSLLRLYSELTEREPSISLSELNLEIRYLLDELEDMANKFSLLQRISIYLVPLLAKLNKLLKRYDVFDTEIIENQHDIRQFQLISVEIIQEVFLYEQENIIMKMKDIDQITESYSGKYIKSYGTKIMPQKYSITQKWRPLNHFSDLLLEELNFEINSIPEGIRHNRLPKDTIHECELFKIILANTSLEITRTFILLFNILFAQNPGKLKFIKNELLIQFLEQTICYSIRLNICEFLLGITDIFKQWMSREIIPNSPMYAWIKNIQVKLEHQRQQEIKNGREMYGEEYEDLDDILISTRWDNCITFTNALLETCCSPKINIKFKELSFQTTFETRLFDLMLENEQSQSIIPSQPNRKEPSKKKENQPTVAKANFLKEWINGRQLRIAEECRRYRTKLEEFLSKSKHSSNDNGDTSLLIEASSGAKTLNTTTNPPQLRKRKRYFEKLFKAV, encoded by the coding sequence ATGGTTGTCAAGTTTGATCTAGATCGTTTTCAACAACAGGATAACGAAAGCTACAACAAAAATGATCCaaaaaatgggaaaaatGATACCGACCAAGTGATTCTGAGTACTGACGACGAAAGtgtatttgaattttcttttattgccaaggaaaatgaaagaagTCCCAAAAGCTTATTAAGACTGTACTCAGAACTGACAGAAAGGGAACCCTCAATCTCTTTATCTGAATTGAATCTGGAGATCAGATATCTGTTAGATGAGTTAGAAGATATGGCAAACAAGTTCAGTTTGTTGCAAAggatttcaatttatttagtGCCCCTGCTTGCTAAActgaataaattattgaaaagatatGATGTTTTTGATActgaaataattgaaaatcaaCATGACATTCGtcaatttcaattaataagcgttgaaattattcaagagGTTTTCCTAtatgaacaagaaaatattattatgaaaatgaaagatattgaCCAAATAACAGAAAGTTATTCTGGCAAGTATATCAAAAGCTATGGAACGAAAATAATGCCTCAAAAATACAGTATCACTCAGAAATGGAGACCGCTCAATCATTTCTCTGACTTACTTttagaagaattgaattttgaaataaattcCATTCCTGAAGGAATAAGACATAACCGATTACCCAAGGATACCATTCATGAGTGTGAActttttaaaattatacTAGCCAACACTTCACTAGAAATAACTCGAACtttcattcttttgttcAATATTCTCTTTGCACAAAACCCCGGAAAgttgaaatttataaaaaatgaattactTATCCAATTTCTGGAACAAACAATATGCTATTCGATAAGATTGAATATTTGTGAGTTCTTATTAGGAATCACTGATATCTTTAAGCAATGGATGAGCCGAgaaataattccaaattcaCCAATGTATGCTTGGATTAAGAATATCCAAGTAAAGCTTGAACACCAAAGACAACaggaaataaaaaatgGGAGAGAAATGTATGGAGAAGAATACGAAGACTTAGATGATATCTTAATTAGTACAAGATGGGATAATTGTATCACATTTACTAACGCGCTATTGGAAACGTGTTGTTCACctaaaataaatataaaatttaaagaattgtCTTTTCAGACAACTTTTGAAACCAGATTATTTGACCTGATGTTGGAAAACGAACAATCTCAGAGTATTATACCCTCTCAACCAAATCGTAAAGAACCAtcgaagaagaaagaaaacCAACCAACTGTTGCTAAGGCGAATTTCCTGAAAGAGTGGATAAATGGCAGACAACTTAGAATTGCAGAAGAATGTAGAAGGTACAGAACAAAACTTGAAGAGTTTTTAAGCAAGAGCAAACATAGTTCCAATGATAATGGGGACACCTCCCTCCTGATCGAGGCATCCTCGGGTGCTAAAACCTTAAACACCACTACAAACCCGCCGCAACTAAGGAAACGGAAGAGATATTTCGAGAAACTATTTAAAGCTGTTTAA
- the RPS25B gene encoding 40S ribosomal protein eS25 (ancestral locus Anc_4.163), whose product MPPKQQLSKAAKAAAAMAGGKKSKKKWSKNNHKDKAAHAVILDQEKLDRIMKEVPTYRYVSVSVLVDRLKIGGSMARVALRDLEKQGIIVPVSKHSKQAIYTRAVSSD is encoded by the coding sequence ATGCCTCCAAAGCAACAATTATCCAAAGCTGCCAAGGCCGCTGCCGCTATGGCTGGTGGTAAGAAGTCCAAGAAGAAGTGGTCCAAGAACAACCATAAGGACAAGGCTGCTCACGCTGTCATCTTAGACCAAGAAAAGTTGGACAGAATCATGAAGGAAGTCCCAACTTACAGATACGTCTCCGTTTCCGTTTTGGTTGACAGATTAAAGATTGGTGGTTCCATGGCCAGAGTTGCTCTAAGAGATTTGGAAAAGCAAGGTATCATTGTACCTGTCTCCAAGCACTCCAAGCAAGCCATTTACACTAGAGCTGTCTCTTCTGATTAA
- the NUP2 gene encoding nucleoporin NUP2 (ancestral locus Anc_4.164) — protein sequence MAKRIADSQISRESLEQGIASDDEMEHSKIASSAVMSKRKIAMPKNKKMVFTQPKKDASAFNAFGGLKKQTETDEEKNNKLIALNLQFKDKIIAVVKDDPCVDLNPLFAKYSNFRTSIDSKTSEVKPTLILSKPEAIKVDKSESSSSSSSESEDEVKVEGPKFTLPTNPIIKDSVFSFGPKKQQPKDDSDSESDIEIKGPQFTFAGKVESNVFKLPKSSNIDVSTRNDEQNSQPQKTNEEKETNSTDASTNTDAVKPLFQFGSNVSKETSNENKKDLNPFAFGKPLSTQSETKDTENKTNPFSFSSTKSQQEISTNKPAFSFGKTSGDDNKPSFKFTSNPVPANDVTNNNPAFSFGKPMTKQSSMDKDKKPSFSFGVDKDNKVDDTPKPTFTFGTGASLPNKELNVGATMTLPSTDDKTSGEEAKISDEQSTSGESKPSFTFGNPKENTTENKPSINAPFVFGKGASEVSVEKPSFSFGKTEEKSEEKSEEKSEEKSEEKSEQPSFTFGAGKISSDKPKFSFTTTSEAPKPVFSFTGQSMNDETTDASSKDNTNTENEEGTKPTFSFGNSSTTAPSFTFGKPKADDSIISNSTKTTTSSIPSAGFKFSLPYEQKSPATSTTSSEIPKDTDNTTGTTEVSTTQQDDNSSPMDLQNGEEDETPLFTQRSKLMVFNPETKGYDSRGVGDMKLLQRKDDKSKVRLLCRSDGMGNILLNTSVVKSFDYVPLSEKAENLVKAPVVEADGKLVTYVVKFKSQADGRLLVKSIEDAKKDM from the coding sequence ATGGCGAAAAGAATTGCAGACTCCCAAATAAGTAGGGAGAGCTTAGAACAAGGTATTGCCAGcgatgatgaaatggaacATAGCAAGATTGCTTCATCTGCAGTTATGAGTAAAAGGAAAATTGCCATGCCtaaaaataagaaaatggtGTTTACTCAACCTAAAAAAGATGCATCGGCATTTAATGCCTTTGGTGGcttaaagaaacaaacagAAACTGACgaggaaaaaaataataaattaatagctttaaatcttcaatttaaagataaaatCATTGCAGTAGTGAAAGATGATCCATGCGTCGACTTGAATCCTTTATTTGCTAAATATAGTAATTTCAGAACTTCCATTGATTCCAAAACATCTGAAGTCAAACCAACattaattttatcaaaGCCTGAGGCAATCAAAGTTGACAAATCGGAatcctcctcctcctcttcGTCTGAAAGTGAAGATGAGGTAAAGGTGGAAGGTCCCAAATTTACTTTGCCAACAAATCCAATCATAAAGGATTCAGTGTTTTCGTTCGGTCCAAAGAAGCAACAACCAAAGGATGATAGTGACAGTGAAAGTGATATCGAGATTAAGGGCCCACAATTTACTTTTGCAGGAAAAGTCGAGAGTAATGTTTTCAAGTTACCAAAATCTTCTAATATCGATGTGTCAACGCGAAATGATGAACAGAATTCTCAACCTCAGAAGacaaatgaagaaaaggaaactaACAGTACTGATGCATCTACCAACACAGACGCTGTAAAACCACTATTCCAATTTGGTTCAAATGTTTCCAAAGAAACAtccaatgaaaataaaaaggaTTTGAACCCATTCGCATTCGGTAAGCCATTGTCGACACAATCAGAAACCAAAGACACcgaaaataaaacaaatcCATTTTCGTTTAGTTCGACAAAGTCTCAGCAAGAAATTTCTACAAACAAGCCAGCATTTTCCTTTGGTAAGACAAGTGGTGACGATAATAAACCGTCCTTCAAGTTTACTTCTAACCCTGTTCCTGCTAACGATGTTACTAACAATAATCCAGCATTTTCTTTCGGAAAGCCTATGACTAAACAAAGCAGCATGGATAAAGATAAGAAGCCATCCTTTAGCTTTGGCGTGGATAAGGATAACAAGGTTGACGACACACCGAAGCCAACTTTTACTTTTGGAACAGGCGCCTCATTACCAAACAAGGAATTGAATGTTGGTGCCACTATGACATTGCCTTCCACCGATGATAAAACCTCCGGGGAGGAAGCAAAGATTTCAGATGAACAATCGACCAGCGGAGAAAGTAAACCTTCATTCACATTTGGAAACCCCAAAGAGAATACAACCGAAAACAAACCAAGTATTAACGCACCTTTTGTTTTTGGAAAGGGCGCTAGTGAAGTAAGTGTCGAAAAAccttcattttcctttggGAAGACTGAAGAGAAATCTGAAGAAAAGTCTGAAGAAAAGTCTGAAGAAAAGTCTGAAGAAAAGTCTGAACAGCCGTCATTTACCTTCGGTGCTGGCAAAATATCATCTGATAAACCAAAGTTTTCGTTTACCACCACATCGGAAGCCCCAAAGCCAGTTTTCTCATTTACAGGCCAGTCCATGAATGATGAAACCACTGATGCTTCTTCAAAGGATAACACAAATACcgaaaatgaagaaggaaCAAAACCAACCTTTTCATTCGGAAATTCTAGTACAACAGCCCCATCATTTACTTTTGGTAAACCAAAAGCTGACGATTCAATTATCTCGAATAGCACCAAGACAACCACCTCATCTATTCCCTCAGCtggattcaaattttctttaccTTATGAACAAAAATCACCAGCCACATCAACAACATCCTCTGAAATACCTAAAGATACAGATAATACCACAGGGACCACAGAGGTGAGTACAACACAACAAGATGATAATTCTAGCCCAATGGATCTTCaaaatggtgaagaagatgaaacaCCCCTATTTACTCAACGATCGAAACTAATGGTTTTTAATCCAGAAACTAAGGGTTATGATTCTCGTGGTGTTGGTGATATGAAGTTACTACAAAGAAAGGATGACAAATCTAAGGTTAGACTGCTTTGTAGATCTGACGGTATGGGTAATATTCTACTCAATACCAGTGTAGTGAAGTCTTTTGACTACGTGCCATTGTCTGAAAAAGCTGAAAATTTGGTTAAAGCTCCTGTTGTTGAAGCGGATGGTAAGTTAGTCACATATGTTGTAAAGTTCAAGTCACAGGCTGATGGGCGTTTACTTGTcaaatcaattgaagatgCAAAGAAGGATATGTAG
- the SGD1 gene encoding Sgd1p (ancestral locus Anc_4.165), which translates to MPGKFLCDELLTVFPIVGWHVPRNSQLYSELAWKRRCIMSGNNQGGINIPGIILDELKNKDYSNDERFKSKGQNKKRNAVKQISRKDKRKQLRAEKKDTKIKSKKQHRSHRGTEEPKEEKKPVVKSILKKNTVTKENKSHEKASKSEESEDTKLPFSSDDELSSGDFDEFDEGDLDEEEWEQLRELEDEQEEGSAEDSNDDIQMTAEETMEKLRAIKHSKPNKMTKSVSFKLDNDSEENNHSPNASDKEMTVEETMNALKAKKASKHKQSKKREVEVEETISFPLTPSERAALERDELDMKYYAKKLGLKGEKRRIRARDDFDAIGGLLEGLDFFDSYGKEDEDYGDLVIDKSKRMEISSEDESQSDEVNEEEDENEEEHRIEGLPSDDELSSGDFDEFDEGDLDEEEWAQLKELEDDDEQDEGTSTRRKTKENPYVAPTQGSNETYVPPSMRKKELEGSTESATSIEIKKKVKSSLNKLSDSNITTIITSLNELYDSYPRQYVTEAVTTQILEIISQKNKLLDGFLMNYAAVAYSLWNLRGIEMGASFIQSIVETFLQHYENQRENLNKLSKTGDEQPSVFTKECSNIITLLAYCYNFGFISCVLIYDLIKLFVATPNEFTTELLLRIVSVSGQLIRGDDPSALKEILSELLKNVKPMKEQSPRLKFLLDTMSDLKNNRLKPSILATDHHSLKKIITGALKATSSEPLQVTLSDIENVDTKGKWWLVGASWRGNMESAFEEANTVSKQERVVVSELEIEDDLLDDIPDWSAIARQQRMNTDVRRAIFISIMSAQDYMDAFTKLEKLNLKNKQTLEIPKVLMHCLLADSSTNGYNPFYSLVANKICEHHHQLVKSFQFLFWDVVKKFEDKSTLDSSDEDDLVEDFDGDDDQRLKNISNQGKFFGYLISEGHLKLDIFKHVSIMGGLNSDGVLFIEVLLYQLLLSVAKKSEVKSKKNSGGKKTFVYKDTYLASILLNGIKPDNRSVILKGLKWFVEKKLKYKDYITGSKGEKNYERDLRRITWAVTQFEELARNELESIDY; encoded by the coding sequence ATGCctggaaaatttttatGCGATGAGCTACTGACAGTTTTCCCTATAGTAGGATGGCATGTACCAAGAAACAGTCAGTTGTATAGTGAATTAGCCTGGAAGAGACGGTGTATAATGAGTGGAAATAATCAAGGTGGTATTAACATACCTGGAATTATTTTGGACGAgttaaagaataaagacTATTCTAATGACGAAAGATTTAAATCAAAAGGCCAGAATAAAAAGAGAAATGCTGTGAAACAGATAAGTAGGAAGGACAAAAGAAAGCAATTACGTGCCGAAAAGAAAGATACCAAGATAAAAAGCAAGAAACAGCATCGATCTCACCGTGGTACCGAAGAACctaaggaagaaaagaaacCAGTTGTGAAATCGATACTGAAGAAAAACACTGttacaaaagaaaacaaaagtCACGAAAAGGCAAGTAAATCTGAAGAATCCGAAGATACCAAAttaccattttcttcagacgatgaattatcatcaggggattttgatgaatttgatgaaggTGATctagatgaagaagaatggGAACAGTTAAGAGAATTAGAAGACGAACAAGAGGAAGGAAGTGCTGAAGACTCTAACGATGATATACAAATGACAGCTGAGGAAACTATGGAAAAACTAAGAGCAATAAAACACTCAAAGCCCAATAAGATGACTAAATCTGTTAGTTTTAAACTTGATAAcgattctgaagaaaataacCATTCACCAAACGCTTCTGATAAAGAAATGACAGTAGAGGAGACAATGAACGCATTAAAAGCAAAGAAAGCCTCTAAACATAAGCAAAGTAAGAAAAGAGAGGTGGAAGTAGAAGAAACAATAAGTTTTCCATTAACTCCTTCGGAACGGGCAGCCTTGGAAAGAGATGAATTAGATATGAAGTATTATGCCAAAAAACTGGGACTTAAAGGTGAGAAGAGGAGAATTCGTGCGAGGGATGATTTTGATGCCATTGGTGGGTTGTTAGAAGGTTTGGATTTTTTTGATAGTTATGGTAAAGAAGACGAGGATTATGGAGATCTTGTCATTGACAAGAGTAAACGTATGGAGATTTCCAGCGAAGATGAATCACAAAGCGACGAAGtgaatgaagaagaggatgaaaatgaagaagagcaTAGAATAGAAGGTTTGCCGTCAGATGACGAGCTATCGTCTGGagattttgatgaattcgACGAAGGTGATTTGGATGAGGAAGAATGGGCACAAttaaaagaattagaagatgatgacgaaCAAGATGAAGGTACTTCGACCAGAAGGAAAACTAAAGAAAACCCCTATGTTGCACCGACACAAGGCTCGAATGAAACATATGTTCCACCCTCCATGAGGAAGAAAGAGTTAGAAGGCAGTACAGAATCAGCTACATCCATTGAGATTAAGAAGAAGGTTAAATCATCTTTAAACAAACTCTCTGATTCTAACATTACAACCATTATAACATCTTTGAACGAATTGTACGATTCATATCCTAGACAATACGTCACTGAAGCAGTCACGACACAAATACTAGAAATTATCAgccaaaaaaataaactaTTGGATGGGTTCTTGATGAACTACGCAGCCGTTGCATATTCATTATGGAATTTGAGAGGTATTGAGATGGGTGCATCGTTTATTCAGTCCATAGTAGAAACATTTCTTCAGCATTATGAAAATCAAAGGGAaaatttgaacaaattgTCAAAAACTGGAGATGAACAGCCATCCGTTTTTACAAAAGAATGTAGTAACATTATCACATTGCTGGCCTATTGTTACAATTTTGGGTTTATTTCCTGCGTATTGATTTATGATTTAATTAAGTTATTTGTTGCCACACCGAACGAATTTACTACGGAATTACTTCTTAGAATTGTGTCTGTTTCAGGCCAACTTATTCGTGGTGATGACCCATCAGctttgaaggaaattttGTCggaattattaaagaacGTTAAGCCAATGAAAGAGCAATCACCCAgattaaaatttcttttggaTACGATGTCAGACCTGAAGAATAATAGATTAAAGCCCTCCATCCTGGCCACTGATCAccattctttgaaaaagattATAACAGGGGCATTGAAAGCTACTTCAAGCGAACCATTACAAGTGACACTATCTGACATTGAGAATGTGGATACTAAGGGTAAATGGTGGTTGGTTGGTGCATCCTGGAGAGGAAACATGGAAAGTGCGTTTGAAGAAGCCAACACCGTGTCGAAACAAGAAAGAGTCGTCGTATCAGaacttgaaattgaagatgatttgTTAGATGATATTCCAGACTGGTCTGCAATTGCAAGACAACAGCGTATGAATACGGATGTTCGTAGAGCGATTTTCATAAGTATCATGTCAGCTCAAGATTATATGGATGCTTTTACGAAACTggagaaattgaatctaAAAAATAAGCAGACCTTAGAAATTCCGAAGGTCTTGATGCACTGTTTATTGGCAGACAGTAGCACCAACGGTTATAATCCATTTTATTCTTTAGTTGCAAATAAAATATGTGAACACCATCACCAGTTGGTAAAATCTTTCCAGTTCTTATTCTGGGATGTTGTTAAGAAATTCGAAGATAAATCAACTTTAGATTCaagtgatgaagatgatttagttgaagattttgatgGGGATGACGACCAaagattaaaaaatatttcaaatcaaGGTAAATTTTTCGGATATCTAATATCTGAAGGTCATTTAAAGCTAGATATTTTCAAGCACGTTTCTATAATGGGGGGACTGAACTCTGACGGTGTTTTATTCATTGAGGTTTTGTTATATCAACTTTTGTTATCAGTGGCAAAGAAGTCTGAAGTCAAGAGTAAGAAAAACTCGGGAGGTAAGAAGACATTTGTATACAAAGATACTTACCTTGCTTCTATTTTACTGAATGGTATTAAGCCAGATAATAGATCGGTTATTCTAAAGGGTTTAAAATGGTTTgtagaaaagaaattgaaatataaagaCTACATCACGGGATCCAAGGGTGAGAAGAATTACGAGAGAGATTTGAGAAGGATAACTTGGGCAGTTACGCAGTTTGAAGAACTCGCCAGAAACGAATTAGAATCGATAGATTATTGA
- the NCAS0J00810 gene encoding uncharacterized protein (ancestral locus Anc_4.167), with protein sequence MTEPKDLPKRKIIYDEDGKPCRSCNTLLDFQMATGKVSPVAAMSPMASAFNTAVTDFIPGSRTYRKVDPPDVTELGRSSWTFLHAMTAKYPEKPNLNQQGEMKDFLNIFSKVYPCHWCAMDFAKYIENHSPKVESRDELGQWMCEAHNHVNAKLGKPKFDCNFWKQRWKDGWE encoded by the coding sequence ATGACAGAGCCTAAGGATCTGccaaagaggaagattATATATGATGAGGATGGGAAACCTTGCAGATCTTGTAACACCTTACTAGACTTTCAGATGGCTACAGGAAAGGTTAGTCCTGTTGCAGCAATGAGTCCCATGGCAAGTGCATTTAATACTGCTGTGACAGATTTTATTCCTGGATCTAGAACATACAGAAAGGTGGATCCCCCCGATGTTACAGAATTGGGCAGATCATCTTGGACCTTTCTTCATGCAATGACCGCTAAATATCCAGAGAAGCCCAATTTGAACCAACAAGGTGAAATGAAAGACTTTTTAAACATTTTCTCTAAAGTTTACCCTTGCCATTGGTGCGCCATGGATTTTGCCAAGTATATTGAAAACCATTCTCCAAAAGTGGAGTCTAGGGATGAATTAGGTCAATGGATGTGCGAGGCACATAATCATGTCAATGCCAAATTGGGGAAGCCAAAGTTTGATTGtaatttttggaaacaGAGATGGAAAGATGGTTGGGAATGA
- the VRP1 gene encoding Vrp1p (ancestral locus Anc_4.168): protein MAGPPAPPPPPPPPGVFAAAAPAAKPAASVMQGRDALLGDIRKGMRLKKAETNDRSAPEVGGGVVSASSAPPSAPKMSAPPIPGSAPASTMGGPPQLGDIFAGGIPKLKHTNADQKNISTPPPSAPPIPQANAPSTPQMPTNRPPHMPSGRPMKRSHQKKSSVSSVAPSVPSAPPPPPMPSQAAPIPVSAPPIPSMSAPPAPPTAPPPPAIPITTAKKDSNAPPVAPPAPPMPTISSPAAPPTPPVPSMNAPPAPPPPSIPVMKKESPTTPSSPPPSSGLPFLAEINARRTNKGVVDDEVVKKVQTTKVAAPASTKKKTKTPSAPKIAAPPLPTSAPPLPSSAPPLPTAAPPLPSSNAPPPPPVPSFDSPPTPSIPADIPSAPPLPPAAPPAPALPKLQAPAAPAAPAAPAPPAPPAPALSIPSAPPPPPAVFESISVSSSAPPAAPISSGGALPFLAEIQKKRDDRFVVAEDSNYTTKDHLATTATPVSKTSTPMVTAPSTIPPSVNETPTPPPAAAPPLPSGNGMSFLGEIESKLKIHHEPSTPESSAPAIPAPPQQGAPPIPMAPPPVSIETSNAAPSLPSAPPPPPIISMAPPSAPPPPTTTDEYAYDDLTSTHSPPPPPPMSAPAPVPPETSSSTGSSTPGVKHRLFGNGESTLQHTVNQHTNAPDIDVGTYTISGSNDTTGVKLNSGKITIDDSRFKWSNLDQIPKPRPFQGKIKLYPSGKGSSVPLDLSLFTT from the coding sequence ATGGCCGGACCCCCTGCTCCTCCGCCTCCTCCACCTCCACCAGGTGTTTTTGCTGCGGCAGCTCCAGCTGCCAAGCCAGCAGCATCTGTAATGCAAGGTCGTGACGCTCTCTTAGGTGATATTAGAAAGGGTATGCGATTGAAGAAAGCAGAAACAAACGATAGAAGTGCTCCTGAAGTCGGTGGTGGTGTAGTATCCGCTTCCTCAGCACCTCCCTCAGCTCCAAAAATGTCTGCACCTCCCATTCCAGGTTCTGCCCCAGCTTCCACAATGGGAGGCCCACCACAATTAGGTGATATATTTGCCGGTGGAATACccaaattgaaacataCAAATGCTGatcaaaagaatatatCCACTCCTCCACCAAGTGCACCACCAATTCCTCAGGCAAATGCTCCTTCTACACCACAGATGCCCACTAATAGACCGCCTCACATGCCCTCAGGGAGACCGATGAAGAGAAGTCATCAAAAAAAGTCATCGGTTTCATCAGTTGCTCCTTCAGTTCCCTCAGCTCCACCTCCACCTCCAATGCCATCACAAGCGGCCCCAATTCCAGTATCTGCCCCACCAATTCCAAGTATGAGTGCACCTCCAGCTCCACCAACCGCTCCTCCTCCACCAGCTATACCTATAACCACTGCGAAGAAAGACTCTAATGCACCACCTGTTGCCCCTCCTGCCCCTCCTATGCCTACAATCTCTTCTCCTGCTGCACCTCCTACTCCTCCAGTGCCATCAATGAATGCTCCTCCTGCTCCACCTCCTCCTTCCATCCCAGTAATGAAAAAGGAATCTCCAACAACACCATCATCTCCACCACCATCAAGTGGATTACCATTTTTAGCCGAAATAAATGCTAGAAGGACAAACAAAGGTGTAGTAGACGATGAAGTCGTGAAGAAAGttcaaacaacaaaagTTGCAGCACCAGCTTCAACTAAAAAGAAGACAAAAACACCTAGTGCACCAAAAATAGCAGCACCACCATTACCAACTTCAGCACCGCCTTTACCTTCGTCAGCACCACCTTTACCAACTGCAGCACCACCTCTTCCTTCTTCTAATGCACCTCCACCTCCACCAGTACCATCTTTTGATAGCCCTCCAACTCCTTCAATACCTGCTGATATTCCTTCGGCACCACCATTACCGCCAGCTGCACCTCCTGCACCTGCACTACCTAAACTTCAAGCCCCTGCTGCCCCTGCTGCCCCTGCTGCACCAGCACCGCCAGCACCGCCAGCACCAGCCCTTTCTATACCGTCTGCACCTCCTCCACCTCCAGCAGTATTTGAATCGATTTCTGTATCGTCTTCGGCACCACCTGCAGCTCCTATAAGTAGTGGAGGCGCACTACCGTTCCTCGCAGAAATACAGAAGAAAAGAGACGATAGATTTGTGGTTGCTGAAGATTCAAATTACACTACAAAAGATCATCTTGCTACCACAGCAACCCCAGTTTCTAAAACTTCAACTCCCATGGTAACAGCACCTTCAACAATACCACCATCTGTTAATGAAACACCAACTCCCCCTCCAGCAGCTGCCCCTCCACTACCTTCTGGTAATGGAATGTCATTCCTGGGAGAAATAGAATCTAAGTTAAAAATACATCATGAACCATCTACACCAGAATCTAGTGCCCCAGCTATACCAGCTCCACCACAACAGGGAGCTCCACCAATTCCAATGGCCCCACCACCTGTATCGATAGAGACTTCAAACGCAGCTCCATCTCTTCCATCAGCAcctccaccaccacctaTAATATCTATGGCTCCTCCCTCAGCGCCACCTCCTCCAACCACCACAGATGAATACGCATATGATGATCTCACATCTACTCATTCACCACCACCTCCACCTCCAATGTCTGCTCCTGCGCCGGTACCACCCGAAACATCATCTTCCACAGGATCATCAACCCCTGGTGTCAAGCATAGGCTTTTTGGTAATGGTGAATCGACACTACAGCATACAGTAAATCAGCATACCAACGCACCAGATATTGACGTGGGGACATATACCATCAGTGGATCGAATGATACTACGGGAGTTAAATTAAACTCAGGGAAGATAACCATTGACGATTCCAGATTCAAATGGAGCAATTTGGATCAAATTCCTAAACCAAGACCATTTCAAGGTAAGATTAAGTTATACCCAAGTGGGAAGGGTAGTTCTGTACCATTAGATTTATCCTTATTTACTACATAA